A genomic window from Candidatus Nitrosotenuis uzonensis includes:
- a CDS encoding Dna2/Cas4 domain-containing protein, producing MGDRDYRKTITSAADAITKEVDLQVAEPADNKTIYLHEVTRCMRRSYYDRFERLEPETKGFGNLFGGLIRKLPYGSKMAEFAIEDIKLKGQSDMIVDDIVIVFKTVSIAPETPFASDILYLNACMWISGKQDGVIIYITGDGSETSFVSAKEKKMFEEVIRRVRVFSNLVGERKVPILEPSAECTQCQYYERCYIKRNEGKQFSLTELFGLKNK from the coding sequence ATGGGTGATCGCGATTACAGGAAAACAATCACAAGCGCTGCCGATGCTATAACAAAGGAAGTCGATCTACAGGTTGCAGAACCTGCAGATAACAAGACCATATATCTTCACGAGGTGACACGTTGTATGAGACGCTCATATTATGACAGATTCGAAAGGCTAGAGCCAGAGACTAAAGGATTTGGCAATCTGTTTGGCGGTCTGATAAGAAAGCTTCCTTACGGCTCAAAGATGGCCGAATTTGCAATTGAAGACATCAAGCTTAAGGGCCAGTCAGATATGATAGTTGATGATATTGTCATAGTCTTCAAGACCGTCTCCATTGCGCCTGAGACACCTTTTGCATCTGACATTCTGTATCTTAATGCCTGCATGTGGATATCAGGAAAGCAGGATGGCGTTATAATATACATTACAGGTGATGGTTCTGAGACATCATTCGTATCAGCAAAGGAGAAAAAGATGTTTGAGGAAGTAATCAGAAGAGTACGCGTTTTTAGCAATCTGGTAGGCGAAAGAAAGGTGCCTATACTGGAGCCTTCTGCGGAATGCACCCAGTGCCAGTATTACGAGCGTTGTTACATCAAAAGAAATGAAGGAAAACAGTTCTCACTCACAGAGTTATTTGGTCTGAAAAATAAGTAA